Proteins from a genomic interval of Chionomys nivalis chromosome 7, mChiNiv1.1, whole genome shotgun sequence:
- the Tnk1 gene encoding non-receptor tyrosine-protein kinase TNK1, producing MLPEASSLWLLRLLRDIQLAQFYRPILEELNVTRPEHFDFVRPEDLDNIGMGRPAQRRLAEALKRYRSGVKSKNWVYKILGGFAPEQKEMAPRSDSLLCLHEPEGGLKSLIPEGAVCRGELLGSGCFGVVHRGLWTLPSGQSIPVAVKSLRVGPEGPMGTELGDFLREVSVMMKLEHPHVLRLHGLVLGQPLQMVMELAPLGSLHARLTAPAPTPPLPVALLCLFLRQLAGAMAYLGSRGLVHRDLATRNLLLASPRTIKVADFGLVRPLGGARGRYVMGGPRPIPYAWCAPESLRQGAFSSASDVWMFGVTLWEMFSGGEEPWAGVPPYLILHRLEKDRARLPRPPLCSRALYSLALRCWAPHPADRPSFSNLEGLLQEAWLSEGRCVREVTEPGALRMEPGDPITIIEGSPDTTTWKGQNGRTFKVGNFPASAVILPDVGGSPVTHPAPRAFPARGEKCRGSMDGDREKTKFQDVASARGQRRKVPLQRMKGISKSLESVLSLGPRPTGGGSSPPELRHTRAMPQGLPDLPPRPPDLPPRPPFISSSSQPIQPHKPGPPWPKSHNHRTGVPGASKATVSSGGPSSDPEWQRKIIEVELSVHGVTHQQCQVALRTSGGDVASAIRNLKVDQLFHLSNRSRADCRRILEHHQWDLSAASRYILARS from the exons ATGCTCCCCGAAGCCAGTTCCCTGTGGCTACTTCGGCTGCTCCGGGACATCCAACTGGCCCAGTTTTACCGGCCAATCCTTGAGGAGCTTAACGTCACTCGGCCAGAACATTTTGACTTTGTGAGGCCTGAGGACCTGGACAACATTGGCATGGGCAGGCCTG CCCAGCGCAGGCTTGCTGAAGCCCTGAAGAGGTACCGCTCGGGTGTCAAGTCTAAGAACTGGGTCTACAAG ATCCTTGGGGGGTTTGCACCTGAACAGAAGGAGATGGCTCCACGCTCAGACAGTCTTCTGTGTCTCCACGAGCCAGAGGGGGGACTCAAGAGTCTGATTCCAGAGGGTGCTGTATGCAGAGGGGAGCTCCTGGGCTCGGGTTGCTTCGGTGTTGTCCACCGAGGGCTGTGGACACTGCCCAGTGGCCAAAGT ATCCCAGTGGCTGTCAAGTCCCTCCGTGTTGGTCCTGAGGGTCCGATGGGCACTGAACTGGGAGACTTCCTGCGAGAAGTGTCTGTCATGATGAAGCTGGAGCACCCACACGTGCTGCGCCTGCACGGCCTCGTACTGGGCCAGCCTCTACAGATG GTGATGGAGCTGGCGCCACTGGGCTCCCTGCATGCGCGCCTGACTGCCCCAGCGCCGACACCCCCACTGCCTGTGGCCCTACTGTGCCTTTTCCTGCGTCAGTTGGCAGGAGCCATGGCGTACTTGGGGTCCCGTGGGTTAGTGCACCGGGATCTCGCTACCCGCAACCTGCTCCTGGCCTCACCGCGCACCATCAAGGTGGCAGATTTTGGACTTGTGAGGCCGCTGGGCGGCGCCCGGGGTCGCTACGTGATGGGCGGGCCCCGTCCCATCCCCTATGCCTG GTGTGCCCCAGAGAGCCTCCGCCAGGGAgccttctcctctgcctctgaTGTGTGGATGTTTGGCGTGACACTGTGGGAAATGTTTTCTGGAGGCGAGGAGCCCTGGGCGGGTGTTCCACCATATCTCATCTTACACCGGCTGGAGAAGGACCGAGCCAGGCTGCCAAGGCCTCCTCTCTGCTCCAGGGCCCTCTACTCACTCGCCTTGCGTTGCTGGGCCCCTCACCCTGCAGACCGGCCTAGCTTTTCCAACCTGGAAGGGCTGCTTCAAGAG GCTTGGCTTTCTGAAGGACGTTGCGTTAGGGAAGTTACAGAGCCAGGTGCTTTGCGGATGGAGCCAGGTGACCCCATCACTATCATCGAGGGCAG ccccgACACCACAACCTGGAAGGGTCAGAACGGCCGCACCTTCAAAGTAGGCAACTTCCCAGCGTCAGCGGTGATACTGCCAGATGTGGGGGGTTCGCCAGTCACCCATCCAGCCCCCAGAGCCTTCCCTGCCCGGGGAGAGAAATGCCGAGGAAGCATGGACGG ggacagagagaagacaaagtTCCAGGATGTAGCATCAGCACGGGGCCAGAGAAGGAAGGTGCCCCTGCAGAGGATGAAAG GAATATCCAAGAGTCTGGAGTCAGTGCTGTCCCTGGGTCCCCGACCCACAGGAGGTGGTTCAAGCCCTCCGGAACTTCGACATACTAGAGCTATGCCCCAGGGGCTCCCAGACCTGCCTCCGCGCCCACCGGACCTGCCTCCACGCCCACCTTTTATCTCCAGCTCTTCTCAGCCCATCCAGCCCCACAAACCAGGGCCTCCCTGGCCCAAATCACACAATCACCGCACCGGAGTACCTGGAGCCAGCAAAGCCACTGTTTCTTCTGGAGGTCCGTCGTCAGACCCCGAGTGGCAGAGGAAGATTATAGAG GTGGAGCTAAGTGTACACGGAGTCACCCACCAGCAGTGTCAAGTGGCACTGAGAACCTCTGGGGGAGATGTGGCGTCTGCTATCCGGAACCTCAAG GTAGACCAGCTCTTCCACCTCAGTAACAGGTCCAGAGCAGACTGTCGGCGCATCCTGGAGCATCATCAGTGGGACCTGTCAGCAGCCAGCCGCTACATCCTGGCCCGGTCCTGA
- the Tmem95 gene encoding sperm-egg fusion protein TMEM95 — protein sequence MWVLALLEVFLAVAKACIFCRLPAHALPSRLAQLSNQMETPWKEWASPDFSAFALDEVTMNKITEKTHRVLRVMEIKGSISSLPTYWQWLQKTKIPQYTREALCAPVCWGSTILYNCSTCEGKEVSCWPQKRCFPGSHDLWDAKILLLSIFEIVLLLGVVSLHVEYRHLQAKDL from the exons atgtgggtgctggcactgCTTGAGGTTTTCCTGGCCGTTGCCAAGGCTTGTATCTTTTGTCGCCTCCCAGCTCATGCCTTGCCAAGCCGCCTGGCTCAGCTCAGTAACCAGATGGAGACGCCTTGGAAGGAATGGGCTTCCCCGGATTTCTCAGCCTTTGCCTTAG ATGAGGTGACCATGAACAAAATCACGGAGAAGACTCACAGAGTCCTGAGGGTCATGG AGATAAAAGGATCCATCTCCTCGCTTCCTACATATTGGCAATGGCTTCAGAAGACCAAGATCCCCCAGTACACCAGGGAAG CTCTCTGTGCTCCTGTCTGCT GGGGCAGCACCATCCTGTACAACTGCTCCACCTGCGAGGGCAAGGAGGTGTCTTGTTGGCCTCAAAAGCGCTGCTTCCCAG GAAGTCACGACTTGTGGGACGCTAAGATTCTGCTCTTATCGATCTTCGAAATTGTCCTGCTTTTGGGTGTTGTGAGCCTCCACGTGGA gTACCGCCACCTGCAAGCGAAAGACTTGTGA
- the Kctd11 gene encoding BTB/POZ domain-containing protein KCTD11 — protein sequence MLGAMFRADTLMPANLNPQGDGHYFIDRDGKAFRHILNFLRLGRLDLPRGYGETALLKAEADFYQIRPLLDALRELEASRGTPAPRAALLHADIDVNPRLVHFSARRGPHHYELSSVQVDTFRANLFCTDPECLGAMRNRFGVASGDRAESGPHFRLEWASRPRELPEVEYERLGLQPLWTGGPENQREVANTPAFLEEVLRVALEHGFRLDSVFPDPEDLLNSRSLRFVRH from the coding sequence ATGCTGGGGGCCATGTTTAGGGCTGACACCCTTATGCCAGCCAATCTCAACCCGCAAGGAGATGGCCATTACTTCATCGACAGAGATGGCAAGGCTTTCCGGCACATCCTCAATTTCTTGCGACTGGGCCGTCTGGACCTGCCCCGTGGATATGGAGAAACGGCACTTCTTAAGGCAGAAGCTGACTTCTACCAGATCCGGCCCCTCCTGGATGCCCTGCGGGAATTGGAAGCTTCTCGGGGTACCCCAGCACCCAGAGCTGCCCTGCTCCATGCAGACATAGATGTCAACCCTCGTCTGGTGCATTTCTCTGCTCGAAGGGGCCCACACCACTATGAGCTGAGCTCTGTCCAGGTGGACACCTTCCGAGCCAACCTCTTCTGTACTGACCCTGAGTGTCTGGGTGCCATGCGCAACCGATTTGGTGTGGCCAGTGGGGACAGGGCAGAGAGTGGTCCACATTTTCGTCTAGAGTGGGCCTCCCGCCCCCGGGAACTTCCTGAAGTGGAGTATGAAAGATTGGGGCTGCAACCACTGTGGACTGGGGGGCCAGAAAATCAGCGGGAGGTGGCGAACACACCTGCTTTCCTGGAGGAGGTGCTGAGGGTGGCTCTGGAACATGGCTTCCGCCTGGACTCTGTCTTCCCAGACCCCGAAGACCTGCTGAACTCTAGATCTTTACGCTTTGTCCGCCACTGA